The Rhododendron vialii isolate Sample 1 chromosome 3a, ASM3025357v1 nucleotide sequence GAGTGGTATATTCACCACCTAAGTGGTGCTTGCATAGAGATGCATATTTTCTGCTTTTGCATTCTCTAGGATCTTTTTTCCTTCGTTCTCCTTCGGAAACCTTGTGGTTTTGTCTGAAGTATGCAGTTAAGGCTCCCAATGCTGTATCTGTTATCGTCATACTTAgtgattattcattttttaatttacaaAAGACATTCTTAGACTTTTCATCTTTGTAGGCATGGCACCAGTTATATGGATAAGTTGGGATTTGCAAACTTAACTGTCTGGAACATGAAAACATGGAAAGCAATGGTATGAACTTGTTTTTCCCCCAAATCATGTATCTATCTTGGAGTCAATTTTCTCTTAGAACAGCCTACAAGTCTTTAATAAGCTCTCACCTTTATTGAAGACAGTCCTTCCTCTTGGTGAAGATCCACCGGCAATAACTTCCTTATGCTTCAACCATAACGGGAAGATTTTGGCCGCTGCTGCAACTGATGGAATGATTCACATGTTTGGTATCCTTGTTGTTTTTATCTATATGCCTGATGAATCACAAACCCCTTGGTTTTACTATTCCTGGTACAGTTAGTTGATAAAAAGTTGAAGAAGAGAAggattactttttatttttgaactttttggagAATTAGGTGATGGGAGGAAGGGTGAATGATGATACCTTTCTTCTTGGAAGGGAAACCTTTCTCCTTGCTGGATGAGTACCCTGAACAAAGTATATACACCTTAACTTGGCAAAGATATGTCTGCTGGACTACCAATTACGGGATGGCCAGCTCATGATTCCGCTATTAGCTCCATTCTTTTTGGGCCTGATGAGACAAGCATTTTTAGCTTGGGAATTGATGGAAAGGCAAGTTACTCTAGcaccttttttggggtttggcATGAGATTGGCTTATGTCTGATACCTCATGCGTTGCTCTTTTAAATTTGGTCATTCGTTTTAGCTGGATTTCCTTTATTATTATGTCTAGCAATTATGTGGGATCTCAGCAAACTAGCATCCACTGCAGATATTTGAATGGAGCTTGCAAAACCAAGGTAAAGTTCTTTGGTCAAGAAACTGCAGCAGGTACTTAAATCGCCAGCCCTGTATATATCTGAAATTTAAATAGTTATACAGCAAAACGGGCTACTTGGCTTCCTAGTAGTTGAAATTTTATTGGAGTCAAGATTGAGGGCATGCGGTTTGTATTCTATACGCAGCCCATTGGTAAATCTTTACATTGTGATTTACGGACTACCTTACAGGATCAGGGTTATGGGAACTCAGTACCTTGGCAACATGAccctattctttctttcttttttaggtTCTGCAATCATGAGAACTCAGGACACTGTAGACATGAAATGGCTTTAGATGCTGATGGGAGGAGACTTTTGGTGACATCTGGTTCAGTGAGAGCACCCATATATCAGGTAAATCTCCATTTCCGTTCTCTCTCCTACGTACACACGCACGCAGATCTTTTAGTGGCTTAAACCTCCCTACTCCTGATCCAAGTTTCCATGCATTCAGGTTAGAGGTCATATGAATGGAGTGAAAACCCTTCTTCACAGTGCGGCCATAACCACTGTTGATTGGCACCCAACCTTGCCCTTGTTCCTCACTGGTTCAGCCGATCATTCAGTTCGTGTGACATCAATATCATgaagatttttcctttttgattattcaattatTTGTAGCTTTGAGATTGCCATATAGCATGAAATAGATCCCGTGCAGTGGTTTGACCACAGTCCTAATTGGTTTTGTGCCCTTTGTCCAGTTTTTTTGTTGTAGGCATTTATGTCAATGTAATTCTGAAATTTCTCTTCTTCAGGTccagaaagaaagaaggaaaaattatttttatcatcACTTCTTCCGAAATGTAATTAAACAACAGATTGTGTTGGAGGAACTTCACACCAAGCAATGCTAGTACTGAAGTTGTAATTGGGGTGTATTTTGTTCAGTTGTCTCAGAAGAATCGGTTATTTCGTTGTAGAAAAACATAGCTATTTGAATCCTTCACAACCAACGAAGCGCCTTTCAATAGGAAAACCAGAACTATTTGCGTCATTCATTTATGTGTGACTCTACATCATATCTGATCATGTTCAAGCGAAAAAGATCTGGAAGGGCAGATAATATAAAAAGACTACTCTATACAACAGTCCTAGTCATCATCCTCGAGATCAAGCACCATCCTCATCTTCCTTCTCCATACGGCATCTTTCGGGGATGCAACATGAGTTGTTGCATCGTCCCCAAAATCTGATAACTCATCAGCCAGCTCGTCATGCATTTGTTGATGCTGCAAATGACTTGCATCGTCAACAAGTGGAGCACCTACTAACTTTTTGCTGCCGAGGCTACTTGCTTCAGCTTCTGCATTGGCAGCGTAATCGAGAGAACTTTCATCAAATTCACCCTCCGTCCCACAGGGGGGTTCTTCTCCATCCCTGACAAACAGATAACAGAATTATTCCCAAACTCATGTTGAATGTATGGTATTCTTCCCGGACCTTACAGGAATAAAAACTTACAGATATACACTAATCATGATGAAATAAACAGGCCCAATAGCAATGCTGCGGACACATGAAATTGCACAAATTCGGACACACGTGTCCAGAACCTTCCAATGAAGGTGAGTCCCACATGATAAATGTGGAGAGGCCCATACACATTGGATGGTTTCGGACACATCTATTCCGGATCTATTCCTATTGGTTTATGTTGATAGCATTTTGGTCAATTAATCTATACAAAGCAATGCCACATAAGGATCAATTACTGAAATTCAAAGAATCAAATCCACTTTTTGTCTTGGGGTATTGCATGACTAGAAATCCGCCTTGAGAGTGACTGGACTTGCCTTAAAGCAGCGCCTGGAAGTTCATCGTCAGAATTGCCTTTTCCATAATTGTTCTCATCTGCCACCTCAATTTCTCTTTCATTCTTCTTGCTTTTGCTCCTAGAATACCAAATAGCAAGTAAGATTAGCCAGAATAGAAATGTAACAAGGTAGTATTTTATCCCAACTGCGAAAGAGAGGCTGAATTGAATTGTGGTTGAAGTCAAGAGACCCATATTTTTTGTCTTACAAATCACGGTGTTGTAGTTTAATAGACACGCTTAAACTACGACATCCTTTCGCACATCTGCAGCAACATATGGAGAGGACACATTACCTTTTTACCAGTGATAATAACGTTTCATTGTCAGAGTCTTCTGCACTTTCTGCAGAAAAGTTGACAGGATCCTCATCCCTTGAATGCATGTGGCCTTCCGATCTCTTGCACTTAGGAACACGAAGGCCAAGTTGCTTGAGTTTGCGTGAAACTTGTGCTGCTGTGAATATGCCATCAGCATCCATTGCATTTGCAATCATGTGACTACACCTCTTATGATCCTTAAACCTACAGTATTTTGTTAGTTATAGCATccttttttcaccaaaaaaccATCTCTCTAGAAAACATAAATATAAGTCTCTGGTAGCCACTAAGTCAAGCACTCACTGCTCAAATAAAGCTTTGATCCTCATCTCCTGATCTTTGCTAAAGGCGCGTACTCTTTTTCTAGTGTGCCTAAGAAGAAAACACAAACAATTAGCTGATTTGTCAATTTGTTTTCAACAACAGAAATGAAATGTAATAATGAAAACAAATTTACCAGCACTAAGTGTAATACTACTTACAGAGGTTGTCTCAGTGCAGAACTCTCCTCAAACTCATTTTTGCTAAGATCATTTTCATCTCCCCTTGCCCCTTCTTCCTCAAGTTGGATAGGACCCCCAGCTTGAAGCCTCCTTTTCTGTCGTGGGACTCTAAGCCCAAGCCGTCTAAGCTTGTTGGAAACCTGAACTGGCGAAACTTTTCCATCTGGATCGAGCTCTTCAGCAATGAGACGACTACAATGACGATCGTCCTTGTATCTTAAATTGTTTTCCACCGAGACAAAGAAATATCAGAAAACAAGTTGCAAAAATGATGTGAGTTATCCACCAACACAAGTATGTGTATATATCTCCAAGAAAAAGAGAATGCCAAAAGGGGAAATGTACGTAACCATTTTATCTTTATGAATTGATCATTGTAATTCTACTTCGTCTAACATAAATCATCCACATGAAATGACACTCACTTTTCATATAGACCCTTGATTTTCCCTTCTAGATCTTGATTAAGAACAAGgcttttccttcttttagaTACCCCTTCAGACTCATGTTCAATAATCCCCTCACTGCAACAGCCAGAATAAATAGAGATAATTTTGTGACGCAAAAGATGAACTAAGCATTTTCTCATTGGCTTTAATTCTTATCACCCAACCTATCAGAAATTTCCTTGCTGTGACTTCCCCCACTAGAAACTGACTTGACGTTTTCCTTCACTTGTCCATTGTTCCCATTGCTTCTTTGAAAAACTTTCTGAATCTTGATCTCATAAGGGTCCTCCTCCCTGTGGTTTATTAAAGAAATCATCTCAGAAACTGATATGACTGTCAAACTTACTCCAATTAGCAACAAACTACAAATCCTTCATGCTTATACAATCCCATACCAGCTATCGAAGCTTTCATGAATGCAAATGTCTTGGCAAAATGTAATGACAGACTATTAAGTTCTAGATCATGCCAATTTGTTGCCTCAAGTGCTATAATATGTCTGGTCACAGACTCACAGTCCAAATTTCCCAATATCAATAAGGAGTTAAAGGACTACTACAGTGGGGAAGAGTAAACCCATACTATCAGGAGGCAAAAATcgaataaaaagatgaaaaaagatGACAGAAAAGACAGACTTTTACAAAGGATGTTAAGCCTATTATCAGACTTATCTTACTTCTGTTTATTGATCTCATTTGGGTCAACAAAGTCAGCTTCATCGTCGCCAAGTGCATCTGCTATGCTCCTATGAACCCATCCTTGCCCTTGAGATGAATAGATTCCTTCGTCCTTAGAAACACTTCCCCACTTTTCGCTTTCTCTCTTCAAGTTGCCAACTTCATGCAACAAAGATTCACAGTTGATGTAATGACATTCTTTACGTGTCTTCCAGAAGAGCACCTCTACAAAAAGTAGAGGTTGTTTCTTCATTTTCCTAAGCATTCTCCTAACCAAGCTTGTTAGAAATAAAACTATGTTTTCATATTCCTTGCATGGGCTTGACTTCTGCTCATCCAGGATCTTGTAGAATATATTTAGGAACGACAACTGCAAGTTGTTGGGaagaaaaacacacaaaatatcACCAATATAATACTTCAATAATCTAAGAAAGCTAAAATGTTCCTGATTCTTTACCTGATATAGCATTGGAGAAAGCTCTAGATCATCACAAATTTTCCGCAGCATGCATAAAATGTAGTGGTTTGTACTTGTAGAATTGCTTTTATAAAACTTCAGCAACCAGCACAAATTTTGGATAATATTGTTATTTGCTAGGGCAGAAATCAAAGTAGATACTCTGAAGTCCACTTCATCAGTACCAGCTAGCTGCTCATCGCAAGAAGAATCACCCATTCCATCATGAAGATCACCATTATGTTCATCAGACTTATTATTTTTCATCCCCTGAAGATTGGTTTTGTGATTAGATGTTTCTACCCTGCAAGTTTCGGGCTCATTAACCTGAACAGGTATTGCGGCTTCGTCCTGTTTTGCATCAGAAATTGGATTAACAAACTTCTCCTCAGATAACATGCTTGAATTTGCATAGTGTTCACAACCAGATTTACCAACCTTGTTCTGAAAGGGAGTATGATCTTCACCTGGTTCACAACCAGAGTTAGCAATCTCATTCTGAAGGGGAGTATGATCTCCAACTGGTTGATCAATGTTATCACTCTTGTCATTCAACATTTTCTTTGCTCTCTTCTTCCTAGACTTTCTAGAAACcttaaccaaaagaaaatttacaCATTTAGATGTAGAAGGTGAAACAAAAGGCTTACCTGATTAGAAAAAACCATTGAACGACAATATTACAGTAAAAAGGAGACAGACACCAAATGGGCAAATTCAGTTACATACACATAGAGAGGCCTTTTTTGTGCGATTATTGTAGCCCCTTTACGAAGCCAAAACCAATAATTAAACAGACAACCTGCTTCAAAAACAACATAAGGCATTCACACCTCACAAGGAGAACGCTTGTTGACATTGAATCAGTGGTCACTCGCTCAGACACAGATAACAGTAAATAATATCTGGTTATGTATGATAAATTGATAATGCAACATCCACGCAtgtaaatttcaaacaattaCAGCTATTTGCGTTCTTTAACTTACGATAATGAAAACGACGAGAGGCCAAAAGGTAACTACTAAGCAATGAATATATCAGAGAAAGCTTTTCAGGTTACTACAAGCATGGTAACAGCCAGGATCCAGGTCTAACTTAATATATAAGATATTATTATTGTTAAACTAGTTCCAAGGAATATTATTAACAAATAGTTTAACTTCATGAACTAGAGGTGGGGGTTCTACTGCTCGCCACCTCATTGATGCCATACGGGCACAATCTCCCCACGCCCACATcaaagtttctttctttcttttctaaatAAGCTGCTTTCTAGTCGAATAGCTATTCCAACTACGTCTAAATTCGAAGCTGTCATATGTTCGTATTGATTAAACCAGTATAGATGGCAGCCGCAAACTGGGATATCAACTATTAGACCATTTTTTCTAAATTCAGCTAAGATATGGCGGATCTGCTTGGCCTACAGACTAAATCCCTACATTTTCAGGGGAAAAGCAAGTTGAAAGTCATTataacaagacaaaaaaaatcctatCTAGTGTTCACCTCAAATGAAAATGTAGTAAAACAGGACATGCGTACCCTTAATGTGCCTCGTTCTTGAAGGTTCTCCATGAGCCTTATAACTACATATGTTGTTTCTATCAAGTCGGAGAGATCACTGGCATAAACAAATGATAAAATAGCAACAATTATTTTCAGTAATCACACTGTTCTCAGTATCACTTTCTTTATGCACCATGAGTTATAGTAAAGTTTCATAAGtagaaaaacagaaagaaaaagcGAAATGGCTTGAAAGTAGAAACTGTTGAATTCCCATAGTATGCAGGCGCCAGGGCCTGCTTTCTGGAGAATGTTGAGCAACGCAAAGATgattaatttcaagctaataaTTTATTCACAATTCTACTCAGGATGTACTTTTAAACCCAATCACTTACGTGCCCAGGTATCAGCATTACAAGTTCTACCATTTCAAATAGACCATACTGTTGATATGGAACTGGAAAAGGAATAGAGttcaacaagaaaataaatcaaaattgtAAAGCAGAAATCAAAATTGTAAAGCAGAAAATTAGCATCTAAATGTTCCCGTGGATGTGTCCTCGAAGGAAGCGCCAGAAAAATGCTGCAAAAGCCAAATATATGATGACTGAGGTATAGATATATATTTCCAAGAAACTATCATCCTTGAAGGTCTAGACTCAAGAACATCGAAAAGTTCTACGATGTTGACCATTTGAAAACAAACAGTCCCATATGCTGATAAATATTTTATCAGATCAGTGCATTATGACAAGCTCCCCTGTTCTGATGTATATGGTACAATGTAGCTCTACAATAAAATACCTGCTCTATTATAGTTCCATGACATGAAATTTTAAAGATGCAGTACCTTAGAAGACATAAAATGTGTCGTTGTGTAACGACAATGAACACTTTTAAGTAGATAAGTGCAAGAAGAAACCTTTTTGCCTGTTTGTGAATGTCGAATGATTTGATCTGGTTCAAAAGGAACTGTGTCATCCCTTGATCAGTTTGATCATAAAATAACTTGTAAAGAAGAATGCGAGCCGTTTGAGGTTCCTTAGAATCTTCAGGTGATGCCTTAAGCACTAAATCCAGCATACGAATCTACACAAAACATAGTTACTGTGGGTAATAAGGACAATTTATGTACGGATAGTCCTATCCTAGCAAAATAAGCCTGCAACTTCAACAAATTATCCATGATGATAGCCAGAAATAGACCAAAAATTTTGCCTTCATGTAGAATGCATAAAGTAGGGCACAATAATTTTTTAGGTTGCAGAAAATGTGATATACTGGTATTTAGTGAAGTGCCAAGTACTCGAAACACCAAGAGGTAGACAAGATCATAAGTCCTAACATCATTAGTACTCACTACTAAAACATGCAACAGTAACTGTTTCCACCTTTCGGTATATCAACTGCTGTTTTTAGGACATGAGGTTAGAATTCCAACCACCATATGCATTTTGGAGAAAAGGATTCGTAAGTCATGAAAATCCATGAATGTAAATAGCAAGTTGAAAATGACGAAGAAAATaccaaattgaaacataaaagaTAAAACAAGTAAGACTACCATGATTTTCATTAGAGATCCTGCTGCAGATACAAACTTATAGTCCTTTGTCTCCTTCAAGCCATCATATGCATATTGCCACTTTGAAAATAATAAGAGGAACATTGACTCGTTCATCGATGCGGCAATTGGTCCACATATATTGCCTTTAAAAAGTGTACTATCAGCATGATGATTCAAGGAAGCTTCGAATACATCAGCATTTGTTTCAGGCTGTTGAAGCAAACAGAGACCATGTGAGAGCAGTTAAGCTGCCATACAAAAGAAACGCTGTAGAGGCAATATTTGAGCAACAGAACATGAATTGAATGGGCTGATAGAGTAGTAAGAAGCAAAATTCAGCGGGGAAGAAAATGTTGACATATGGAATGATTTTCCAATCCAAACCTGTAGAATATAGATGCTTTTTATCAGATGTTAATGATATAAAACCTTATCAACTTGGAAGAATTACACCAAGTACACCTTTACAAGTACAATCCTAACCCACCAAAATCTCAAATGTCAAAATACCCCATTCCATAACATTTAAGAACGGACTGAAGGAATCAAGCGATATGAACTATCATTCACCCGTCATGTAAGAATATTAACTTCTTCCACCACCTAGTCAACCATGTTATTAGACCTCCCAATTGGCTCCATATGACCTTGCTTCATCCATTGACAATCATTTCATAAAGATTACAATGTAATCAACACTTTACAAGGCAATTTCCCATTTCATGTTTTGCACCAGATTTCTATCAGTGAGTATGCCCTTTTCAATCTTCCTTGAGCGTGGGTAATGAAACCGAAATAGCATACCACCAAGTTTCACCATTCCTGTATCAGCCATTCAGGTAAGCCTCATCACCCTTCCCCCAGTTTCATTTATCAGATGGTACCATCAACGAAAATGAGATGAACAATGAGCTCTCTTCCTAAAGAAACTCTGCAACATTTCTGAGCCAATATACGCTACGTGGAAATCAATCTTCTTCTCTAGCCTTTAAACAAACACCGCAAGAATAGCTACTATTCTCAATTTCTCATGTACAGAAACCAACAGCCAGCATAAAATTGTACTACGTCACAGTCTTTTCACCATAAGCTTCAAAAGGTTCCACATCAACATACACAAGCCACCATAGTTGGTGCAAACATGTTTTTCAAGACAAAGTAGGTTTCCTTCATATGTTGGGCATTTCTTGGTTTTGGTCACCATATCAACCATGATAGTCAACCACCCATGTTATAACCAGACgtgcataaaaaattatttgaaacaTCAATAATCATTTTTTCAGATCGTATTTAATTTCAGTACGAGGAAAACATTGCTAGAAAGTGAAAGAACTAAAGAATTTCCTGAAATGAGACTATATAATCACCATTAACAGGCACACATGTCACAATTTGTAAAAGCTCAAAACAGGAAACAATCCATTTTGAGGCTTGCATCAACAATGCCATGTTTTAATACTTTACATTGTCAAGCATCCACAGTTAATATAAAGTATACATTtggaggaaaatgaaaagtattGGATCAACCCCAAAAAGATTTAATACATGTTACAAAGAACATAAGATGCAACAATTGAGGTATACTATAACCTACTCAATATAACTCCTCACCTTCAAAAACAAGGACTTCTGATATTGAAAAGATGTAACAAATTGAGCAACCTGAAAGAAAATGGCAACATCGCTGCTCTCAATTATGTGCTCCTTTTCTATATCTTCCCGAATGGATTGCATTAGAACTGAAATAATTTGAAGCAAAGTGAGAACATGCACCATGAATGTAGAGGTTTTACCATTGTAAAGACAGAAAAGGTTATGGAAGAAACTTTTGGATTCAATCACAGAGGTTTTACCATTGTACCCCCCTGAGACAAGCTGGTTAACAAAATCATGAAGCAGTTCTAAAATTTTGTCCTTTGTTGACGGTAATCTTTCATAGTCCCACACCATTCTTTTGAGTGGACCTCGATGTTGTACTTTATGAGACTTGAGCAGATTGCCATGAGAAGCAGAACATGGGTTTCCCATCAATAATGTTTTAGAACCATCCTGTTGCAAAGGACTACTCAAGTTACTAGAGACTGATTAATTCCTAGTGCATCCAGAAAGTGACAACAACCTACCATGGTTAGCCGAGTAAATGCTCCACTAAATTGGGAGGAACAACCCGTATTGCGTAGCCTGGTAAGCTTTCTTTTTTCAGCTTCCTCTTCCATAATAGATCTAAGACTGTCAATAGAAATTTCGGCATCTTCATTCACCTAATTAATCAAATCTCCTGTAGTCAATATCTTACATAGATGCATTTGTCTATGGTAACAGTATACTGCTACAGTAGCAAACACACAAGATGGCAAATATAGATAAGAACAAGTTCATATATGATGCAGCAAGATGCAACTGATGCGAAGTTATATGCCTAATAATctgtttttgctttctttttcttctaagCTAAACATTTTAGGAACTCTAAAGGAATGCATATTCATTCCCAGTTCATCCAGAACAACATTTCCTTATCAAGCATGGCACAAGCTATTTCAGAGTTATTGCTAACAGAAAAAATGCTGAAATTATTAAATAGAGGCCAACCTTCAAGTCCTTTGAATATGCTTTAGCAATCAGTTCTGGCTCCTGACCCACAACTACGTAATGGAAAGTTTCCAACAAAAGCAAGTTATCTTGACGGAGATACCTCGAAGAGCCGCCAATGTTCTGCGTTAGAACTAAGATCAAGTCCATCACATTCTCATTGAACAGTAGTTCTAAAAACTTATCTCTGAGTGACAAGAACTGTGTGGTTGCGCCAGCCTTCTGGTGCGGAGGGATTTCCTGGATAGCTACAATGTTGCGAAATAAAGTAACCACCAGCTGGACTAGTTTCCAGTCATCCTCCGTAAATGTGTCACTGCTTAGCAACAAATTAAATCATGAGAACAGTGTTAGTGTAAGAAATGAAAGCTATTATGACAGCCATTAAGCATgcagatgaaaaataaataaacaaacagaCAATTGGAAGACAAGAAAACGACACTAGATATGCAAACAGGCTGTCTGCTTTAAAGCACTACAAAGTAAAGAGCCCAGAGATTCAGTGATGCATGGAACTTATTAGCAATTGCCATATCCAACACAAAGTCAAATTGGTTAGTTACATGAGTCTAGAACAAATGATTACCCAAATTCATGTTTGAATTCACACAAGAGCATGTATATGTTTCACTACTGCTCTTAAAAATTCATGTGGAATAGATTCTGTAACAGAAAAGAGCCAGTCGCCCATGATTATGATGCTTCACCAATCATTTTACTTGCAGGTTCATAAATAGGTTGGCGTAGAAGAGGAACTACTGAATGTCAAAAGGAAATGTTACACAATGAACAACAAAGGGGAGAAAACGAAATCCAACTTACCATTCTAAGTTTTCCAATGGGCTCTCCAGAAGTGAGACGATCATTGGGACAGTGTCACTCAAGGTAATTGAAGACTTCAAAGCCCAAAGGTACTCTATTTGTTGGGGGATGTCGTTGGATGTGGGTTCGATAGGCATGGTTAGAAACACCAACACCTTCACTGTGATAATTACGTCCAGTAATGAGTATCAAAAACTAATACTTT carries:
- the LOC131319704 gene encoding uncharacterized protein LOC131319704, which encodes MEGLSAICAGLGIIEEDDNGGRIGYTKGEYCLDNLKDLLRFLRRDDPQTREVFKQVCKWNIVGKDLIPILEHCQDDHNLVLNAVKVLVFLTMPIEPTSNDIPQQIEYLWALKSSITLSDTVPMIVSLLESPLENLECDTFTEDDWKLVQLVVTLFRNIVAIQEIPPHQKAGATTQFLSLRDKFLELLFNENVMDLILVLTQNIGGSSRYLRQDNLLLLETFHYVVVGQEPELIAKAYSKDLKVNEDAEISIDSLRSIMEEEAEKRKLTRLRNTGCSSQFSGAFTRLTMDGSKTLLMGNPCSASHGNLLKSHKVQHRGPLKRMVWDYERLPSTKDKILELLHDFVNQLVSGGYNVLMQSIREDIEKEHIIESSDVAIFFQVAQFVTSFQYQKSLFLKPETNADVFEASLNHHADSTLFKGNICGPIAASMNESMFLLLFSKWQYAYDGLKETKDYKFVSAAGSLMKIMIRMLDLVLKASPEDSKEPQTARILLYKLFYDQTDQGMTQFLLNQIKSFDIHKQAKSDLSDLIETTYVVIRLMENLQERGTLRVSRKSRKKRAKKMLNDKSDNIDQPVGDHTPLQNEIANSGCEPGEDHTPFQNKDEAAIPVQVNEPETCRVETSNHKTNLQGMKNNKSDEHNGDLHDGMGDSSCDEQLAGTDEVDFRVSTLISALANNNIIQNLCWLLKFYKSNSTSTNHYILCMLRKICDDLELSPMLYQLSFLNIFYKILDEQKSSPCKEYENIVLFLTSLVRRMLRKMKKQPLLFVEVLFWKTRKECHYINCESLLHEVGNLKRESEKWGSVSKDEGIYSSQGQGWVHRSIADALGDDEADFVDPNEINKQKEEDPYEIKIQKVFQRSNGNNGQVKENVKSVSSGGSHSKEISDSEGIIEHESEGVSKRRKSLVLNQDLEGKIKGLYEKYKDDRHCSRLIAEELDPDGKVSPVQVSNKLRRLGLRVPRQKRRLQAGGPIQLEEEGARGDENDLSKNEFEESSALRQPLHTRKRVRAFSKDQEMRIKALFEQFKDHKRCSHMIANAMDADGIFTAAQVSRKLKQLGLRVPKCKRSEGHMHSRDEDPVNFSAESAEDSDNETLLSLVKRSKSKKNEREIEVADENNYGKGNSDDELPGAALRDGEEPPCGTEGEFDESSLDYAANAEAEASSLGSKKLVGAPLVDDASHLQHQQMHDELADELSDFGDDATTHVASPKDAVWRRKMRMVLDLEDDD